Proteins from one Brevibacillus humidisoli genomic window:
- a CDS encoding YkvA family protein, which translates to MNEEKTEQETQGMANVPAVREPNQLVQITLPKEHQRFYDKLRRKIEQFVREKGMSDKTAEYLLLAPDLFVLLSRLVLDKRVPFQAKAVAGAAVAYFLSPIDVIPEVLTGPLGFLDDVVLAVYALRRILVDVDRSIVYEHWNGQQDLLQTITRIIESADDLVGKKVLSKLERKLTDSLRK; encoded by the coding sequence ATGAACGAAGAGAAAACAGAACAAGAGACCCAAGGAATGGCCAATGTGCCGGCTGTTCGCGAGCCGAATCAGCTTGTTCAGATTACATTGCCCAAGGAACACCAACGGTTTTACGACAAGCTGCGCCGAAAAATCGAGCAGTTTGTCCGTGAGAAAGGGATGAGCGACAAGACGGCGGAATACCTGCTGCTGGCACCTGACTTGTTTGTGCTGCTCTCTCGCCTCGTTCTGGACAAACGAGTCCCGTTCCAGGCGAAAGCAGTCGCCGGTGCGGCTGTTGCTTACTTTTTATCTCCGATTGACGTTATTCCGGAGGTACTCACCGGGCCTCTCGGTTTTCTTGACGACGTGGTGCTGGCCGTCTACGCGCTGCGGCGGATCCTCGTTGATGTGGATCGCAGCATTGTTTACGAACACTGGAACGGGCAGCAGGATCTGCTGCAGACGATCACTCGCATCATCGAATCGGCAGACGATCTGGTAGGGAAAAAGGTGCTGAGCAAACTGGAACGAAAACTGACAGACAGCCTGCGGAAATAA
- a CDS encoding 3'-5' exoribonuclease YhaM family protein, with protein MRYLHDYTEGERLIAFCLIKSREVAVASNQREYMNLEVGDRSGSLQAKLWDVTEELKAMLQVKSIVKVDALVQSYKGKKQLVIQRVRLAVPDDQVAMETLIPASERSFEELWERLQSYIGAIKSGTLRAIVQHILAYDTCAERLRCYPAGVKMHHNYYHGLLEHIVSLLTLAEQLIPLYPQIEQDVLYATCILHDIGKLDELSDPLAPDYTTPGQLIGHLVMGVERLNEACRQLSISAEESEVLHLKHCILSHHGDVENGWGSAVSGKTPTAVLFHYLDQIDSKMNALQQVINGAQDEEEWVYAPALRRRVWRGY; from the coding sequence ATGCGATATCTGCATGACTATACAGAAGGGGAAAGACTGATCGCTTTCTGCCTGATCAAGAGTCGGGAGGTAGCGGTTGCCAGCAACCAGCGCGAGTATATGAATCTGGAGGTTGGCGACCGCTCCGGCAGCTTGCAGGCCAAACTGTGGGATGTGACGGAAGAGCTGAAAGCGATGCTGCAGGTGAAATCGATCGTCAAGGTGGACGCGCTGGTGCAATCCTACAAGGGGAAAAAGCAACTGGTCATCCAGCGGGTGCGATTGGCTGTACCAGACGATCAGGTGGCGATGGAGACGTTGATTCCGGCATCTGAGCGCTCCTTTGAGGAGTTGTGGGAGCGTCTTCAATCCTATATAGGAGCGATCAAAAGCGGGACGCTGCGTGCCATCGTCCAGCATATTCTGGCGTATGATACTTGTGCGGAGCGGCTGCGTTGTTATCCTGCAGGGGTAAAGATGCACCACAATTACTATCATGGCCTTCTGGAACATATCGTCTCCCTGCTGACACTGGCGGAGCAGTTGATCCCGCTCTATCCGCAGATAGAGCAGGATGTGTTGTACGCCACCTGTATCCTGCACGACATAGGCAAGCTAGACGAGCTGTCGGATCCACTTGCCCCCGACTATACCACCCCCGGGCAGTTGATCGGCCATTTGGTGATGGGGGTGGAACGGCTGAATGAAGCATGCCGCCAACTGTCGATCTCTGCGGAAGAGAGTGAAGTCCTTCACCTCAAGCACTGTATTCTGAGTCATCATGGCGATGTGGAAAATGGATGGGGGAGCGCCGTATCCGGCAAAACCCCGACCGCGGTCCTATTTCACTACCTTGATCAGATTGACAGCAAGATGAACGCACTGCAGCAAGTGATCAACGGCGCACAGGACGAGGAGGAATGGGTGTACGCTCCAGCACTGCGCCGCAGAGTGTGGCGTGGGTACTAG
- a CDS encoding SEC-C domain-containing protein: protein MSVGRNELCPCGSGKKYKKCCGIVTSISQVRERKLRSAYDEVNERLNTYVSKSFSREEIEQARQRFARETGLTAEEVQHPQWAIHFYNWFVFDDQTDGTTVVESFFESDGRRVEHDVQQAYLQLTLGLYEIVHRVDDVLTVRSLSGGDLLQVVAANVIKTRPGQLLLGRLLPFGQRYQLFTGSIVLPAALKRQFAQWLAKVGERDLRRHTTRLYRFLLKQGNTAKAGSNPPEKLIRSVWHPSNLPAVREALRTHSAFELKKRDESQEIWVYAARKEGGLLAALDNALVELHEVQGELLVGDETIAFEGFPDALSSLTENLPLPEAENEQPIDRLTSSGSRLTRGTIFITSQPPLPSKVMQWAVQTYFAEKWLVTPHPEIEDLPPLLVAAAEDDRLKAKLEKVVDQIEQAREKGAGPGRFMRLDLIRPRLSLPNRQLSIENLLKRPLIDGLPADSFTVHPDRLADIAAFVREMTEGKSESTVKKYDEAMNLFRSFLRSAFGRGFAWEELRREEVAYFLVHDVLRRTDTSTKTLAGNLLSVLSAFFKWLDKQHEIDLSGQLQPLLSALKEELPEAYRLRGQLQKQAVTRLHDHDQQPERVTEEALLVLSAEDAGWQVKRGNGEEIRLQMDQQEEQLPSGDWIVFALIGQTADGRWHLYGLPELYPPLVAELLGVRRNVLV, encoded by the coding sequence ATGTCAGTCGGTAGAAACGAACTTTGTCCGTGCGGAAGCGGAAAGAAGTATAAAAAATGCTGCGGCATCGTCACCTCAATCAGCCAGGTGCGGGAGCGGAAACTTCGCAGTGCGTATGATGAAGTGAACGAGCGTTTGAACACATACGTATCCAAATCCTTCTCGCGTGAGGAGATCGAGCAGGCCAGGCAGCGATTCGCCCGGGAGACCGGGCTTACTGCAGAGGAGGTGCAGCACCCGCAGTGGGCGATCCACTTTTACAATTGGTTCGTTTTTGATGATCAGACAGATGGTACCACTGTCGTGGAATCGTTTTTTGAATCAGATGGGCGGCGCGTCGAACATGATGTGCAGCAGGCCTACCTTCAGCTTACGTTAGGGCTGTACGAGATTGTGCATCGCGTGGACGATGTATTGACAGTACGCTCGCTTTCCGGTGGAGATTTACTTCAAGTGGTTGCAGCCAATGTAATCAAAACGAGGCCGGGGCAACTGCTGCTGGGAAGGCTGCTCCCGTTTGGACAGCGTTATCAACTGTTCACCGGCAGCATCGTACTGCCTGCCGCACTAAAACGCCAGTTTGCCCAATGGCTGGCGAAGGTAGGCGAGCGCGACCTGCGACGCCATACTACCCGTCTGTACCGGTTCTTGTTAAAACAGGGGAATACAGCCAAAGCCGGAAGCAACCCGCCAGAAAAGTTGATTCGTTCCGTGTGGCATCCATCCAATCTACCAGCGGTTCGGGAGGCTCTGCGCACTCACTCCGCTTTTGAATTGAAGAAAAGAGACGAGTCACAGGAGATCTGGGTGTATGCGGCCCGTAAGGAAGGCGGATTACTTGCTGCTTTGGATAACGCACTGGTTGAACTGCACGAGGTGCAGGGGGAGCTGCTGGTAGGCGACGAAACGATCGCCTTCGAAGGATTTCCGGACGCATTATCGTCTTTGACGGAGAACCTGCCGTTGCCAGAAGCCGAAAACGAACAGCCGATCGACAGGCTCACATCGAGCGGTTCCAGACTGACGCGTGGAACTATTTTCATCACCAGTCAACCCCCTCTGCCCTCGAAAGTGATGCAGTGGGCCGTGCAGACCTACTTTGCAGAGAAATGGCTGGTGACGCCACATCCTGAGATTGAGGATTTGCCGCCGTTGCTGGTTGCTGCCGCAGAAGATGACCGTCTAAAAGCAAAGCTGGAGAAGGTGGTAGACCAGATTGAGCAGGCGCGAGAGAAAGGGGCAGGACCAGGCCGGTTTATGCGATTGGACTTGATCCGACCGCGTTTGTCTCTCCCCAATCGACAGTTGTCCATCGAAAATTTGCTGAAACGGCCCTTGATCGATGGATTGCCCGCCGACTCATTTACGGTTCATCCGGATCGTCTCGCCGATATTGCAGCTTTCGTCAGGGAAATGACGGAAGGCAAGTCGGAATCGACAGTGAAAAAGTACGACGAGGCGATGAATCTATTCCGCAGCTTTCTCCGCAGTGCGTTTGGCAGAGGATTTGCCTGGGAGGAGTTGCGTCGGGAGGAGGTAGCCTACTTCCTCGTTCACGATGTGTTGAGACGAACGGACACGTCGACCAAAACACTAGCCGGCAACTTGCTATCTGTGTTGAGCGCATTTTTTAAATGGCTCGACAAGCAGCATGAGATTGACCTGAGCGGCCAACTACAGCCTCTCTTGTCTGCCCTGAAGGAGGAATTGCCAGAAGCATATAGGCTTCGCGGCCAACTGCAGAAGCAAGCCGTAACTCGTCTGCACGACCATGATCAACAGCCGGAACGGGTGACAGAGGAGGCGCTTCTGGTACTATCTGCCGAGGACGCGGGCTGGCAGGTGAAAAGGGGCAACGGAGAAGAAATACGGCTGCAGATGGATCAGCAGGAGGAGCAGCTTCCCTCCGGGGACTGGATCGTCTTTGCTCTGATCGGTCAAACGGCTGACGGTAGATGGCATCTGTATGGCTTGCCTGAATTGTATCCGCCACTAGTCGCAGAACTGCTGGGAGTACGACGAAACGTGCTTGTCTAA
- a CDS encoding MFS transporter: MRNGELMPVNPIHTPTVYRVLFAISLVHLLNDSLQAVIPAVLPILKDSLTLDYAQLGMILLVMNATASVLQPLVGYLSDRTPRPFLMPVGMLASGLGMLGIALAEHYLVVLLSVALVGVGSAIFHPEASRVAYLASGSRRGLGQSIFQVGGNTGQALAPLMTALVFVPFGQFGAAWFVIPASAALGVLIFVAYWYAGQQRQRGRGGAVPIVTHLTKRQIALLLLIIIVSVRSCVYAGLQGFYPLYLIDVFGYEVKLAQLYVFLFLLAGAVGTLFGGPLADRFGKRNMLIASTVGTLPLSLFIPFVQGFWAFPLLFVDGLILLSSFSVTVVYAQELLPGKIGTVSGLILGFSFGMGGIGAYALGLLADQQGLFAVMMLCAIMPAIGLLGFLLPTDKRLQAWTQQATQPL; encoded by the coding sequence ATGAGAAATGGAGAGCTGATGCCCGTGAATCCGATTCATACGCCAACCGTTTATCGTGTCTTGTTTGCGATCAGCCTGGTTCATCTGTTGAATGACAGCCTGCAAGCGGTAATTCCAGCCGTATTGCCCATCCTGAAAGACAGCCTAACCCTCGACTATGCCCAACTGGGTATGATCCTGCTGGTGATGAATGCTACAGCCTCCGTGCTGCAGCCTCTGGTTGGCTATCTGTCGGATCGTACGCCTCGTCCCTTTCTGATGCCAGTCGGGATGTTGGCCTCTGGACTTGGGATGCTGGGAATCGCCCTGGCAGAGCACTACCTCGTGGTACTACTCTCCGTTGCGCTTGTCGGAGTAGGTTCCGCCATCTTTCACCCGGAAGCATCCCGTGTCGCCTACCTAGCTTCCGGTTCCCGACGCGGTCTGGGCCAGTCCATTTTTCAGGTTGGCGGCAATACCGGACAGGCACTGGCTCCATTGATGACTGCTCTCGTGTTTGTACCATTTGGCCAATTCGGCGCAGCCTGGTTTGTGATTCCAGCGTCAGCCGCCCTTGGCGTGTTGATTTTCGTCGCCTACTGGTATGCAGGCCAACAGCGGCAGCGCGGTCGTGGAGGAGCCGTTCCCATCGTCACCCATCTCACGAAACGGCAGATCGCTCTTTTGCTGCTCATCATCATTGTCAGCGTTCGCTCCTGCGTCTATGCCGGCCTGCAAGGGTTTTATCCGCTTTATCTGATTGACGTTTTCGGTTATGAAGTGAAGCTGGCTCAACTGTACGTGTTTTTGTTTCTGCTCGCAGGCGCTGTCGGTACCTTGTTTGGCGGTCCATTAGCCGACCGCTTTGGCAAGCGCAACATGCTGATCGCATCTACAGTGGGAACGCTGCCGCTCAGTCTGTTTATCCCGTTTGTCCAGGGATTCTGGGCATTTCCACTCTTGTTTGTTGACGGTTTGATTCTCTTGTCCAGTTTCTCCGTTACTGTCGTCTACGCCCAAGAACTTCTGCCAGGCAAAATCGGCACCGTATCCGGATTGATCCTCGGTTTCTCGTTTGGGATGGGAGGCATTGGCGCATATGCGCTTGGACTGCTCGCCGACCAGCAGGGGTTGTTTGCCGTGATGATGCTCTGCGCGATCATGCCGGCGATTGGGCTGCTCGGATTTTTGCTGCCTACTGACAAGAGGCTGCAGGCCTGGACACAGCAAGCGACGCAACCGCTATGA
- a CDS encoding carbohydrate kinase family protein: protein MRLRRWLAIGGANLDVKGGPHSTLRLETSNPGVVRTAAGGVARNVAENVARLGEEVALLALVGEDNDGEWLRQETAASGVSTAGMFRLGGQRTGRYLSVHNESGELVVAIADMEINEAWDDTLVNSGVQLMDETSGVFLEANLPRPVMEQFLAAAHARGCPIAADSVSVKKAEKWCGLLRDIALITPSKSEAEVLTGLTITDQAGVERAAASLLQQGVQRVIITCGADGVYLMSQTESCWLPAPRGPVHDVTGAGDAFTAGVMYGFMRTDSLIEQAAYGLAMAGMTLASKHSVAHEVNADKLNQAKEAFLRETGYQT from the coding sequence ATGAGATTGAGACGTTGGCTGGCAATCGGTGGAGCCAATCTGGACGTGAAGGGCGGGCCGCATTCTACTTTGCGTCTGGAGACAAGCAATCCGGGAGTTGTGCGAACGGCTGCGGGAGGAGTAGCCCGCAATGTGGCAGAAAACGTGGCTCGTTTAGGCGAAGAAGTAGCGCTGCTGGCACTTGTCGGTGAAGACAACGACGGCGAGTGGCTGCGACAGGAGACGGCAGCAAGCGGTGTTAGTACAGCCGGCATGTTCCGCCTCGGTGGCCAGCGAACCGGGCGCTACCTATCGGTTCACAACGAGTCGGGTGAACTGGTCGTAGCCATCGCTGACATGGAGATCAATGAAGCGTGGGACGATACGCTAGTCAACAGCGGTGTCCAGCTAATGGACGAAACAAGCGGCGTTTTTCTTGAGGCCAACCTGCCGCGGCCGGTGATGGAGCAGTTTCTCGCTGCTGCTCACGCACGCGGCTGCCCGATAGCGGCAGATTCTGTCTCGGTTAAAAAAGCGGAGAAATGGTGCGGCCTCCTGCGTGATATCGCCTTGATTACCCCGAGCAAGTCAGAAGCAGAGGTGTTAACCGGACTGACCATCACAGATCAGGCAGGTGTGGAACGAGCGGCAGCATCACTGCTCCAGCAAGGTGTGCAGCGAGTGATCATCACTTGCGGTGCAGACGGGGTGTATCTGATGAGCCAGACAGAATCCTGCTGGCTGCCTGCGCCGAGGGGACCTGTGCATGATGTGACCGGAGCGGGTGACGCTTTTACGGCAGGTGTCATGTACGGGTTTATGCGAACTGACTCGTTGATCGAACAGGCAGCATACGGGCTGGCTATGGCCGGAATGACCCTCGCCAGCAAACATTCGGTCGCCCACGAGGTAAATGCCGATAAACTGAATCAGGCAAAGGAGGCCTTTTTACGTGAAACTGGATATCAAACCTGA
- a CDS encoding pseudouridine-5'-phosphate glycosidase, whose amino-acid sequence MKLDIKPEVAEALEKGEAVVALESTIISHGMPYPQNVETAVAVEEIIRRAGAVPATIAILGGRCKVGLTHEEIEQLAQTSDVIKTSRRDLAYVTARGLNGATTVAGTMIIAELAGIRIFVTGGIGGVHRGAQQTMDISADLSELARTEVAVVCAGAKSILDIGLTLEYLETQGVPVIGYKTERFPAFYSQDSGFSVPHSLYSAAEVAEVLAEKHLLGLSGGTVIANPIPDEHALPAEEIESAIEESLREAERRGIAGKEVTPFLLSRLGEITGGRSLAANIELVKHNARVGAEIALELAKRMKG is encoded by the coding sequence GTGAAACTGGATATCAAACCTGAAGTGGCAGAAGCGCTGGAAAAAGGAGAGGCCGTCGTCGCACTTGAATCGACGATTATTTCGCACGGTATGCCTTACCCGCAAAATGTGGAGACGGCAGTGGCAGTCGAGGAGATCATCCGCCGCGCCGGTGCTGTCCCGGCAACGATCGCTATACTTGGCGGCAGATGCAAAGTAGGGCTGACTCACGAAGAGATCGAGCAACTGGCCCAAACGAGTGACGTGATCAAGACCAGCCGCCGCGACCTGGCTTACGTCACGGCGAGGGGACTAAACGGTGCCACCACAGTGGCAGGCACGATGATCATCGCTGAACTGGCCGGTATTCGCATCTTCGTTACCGGCGGCATTGGTGGTGTGCATCGGGGAGCCCAACAGACGATGGATATCTCGGCCGACCTCAGCGAGCTGGCGCGGACAGAAGTGGCCGTCGTTTGTGCAGGGGCAAAGTCAATTCTCGACATTGGACTCACCCTGGAATACCTGGAGACTCAGGGTGTGCCGGTGATCGGCTACAAGACGGAACGTTTTCCCGCCTTTTACAGTCAGGACAGTGGCTTCTCTGTTCCGCACTCGCTCTACAGTGCGGCGGAAGTGGCGGAAGTGCTGGCTGAGAAACACCTGCTGGGTCTTAGCGGCGGTACCGTTATCGCCAACCCGATTCCAGACGAGCACGCTCTGCCTGCCGAGGAAATCGAGAGTGCGATTGAAGAATCGCTGCGTGAGGCAGAGAGGAGAGGCATCGCGGGCAAAGAGGTAACACCCTTTTTGCTCAGCAGGTTGGGGGAGATCACCGGTGGAAGAAGTCTGGCGGCTAACATCGAACTGGTGAAGCACAATGCCCGTGTAGGTGCAGAGATTGCACTGGAATTGGCCAAGCGAATGAAAGGATAG
- a CDS encoding LCP family protein, with translation MPETVANRRTASSKRRTKPSRRKKWRRILTLFALFMILAVGGVAAAVVYQLNHAIENVTKNPYETPSTDGKPVETDYESEKPLSFVLLGRDTRKGSGSLNTDVMMVAVANPKTKKVTLLSLPRDTRVKIPGYRGYHKINAVFANGEAERRQAEASGQTPTENGMTLTKKTLEHMLGIPIQHYVEVNFDGFKAVIDELGGIEVNVDRKLVYDDPSDGTHIYLEPGLQLLNGEQALGYVRHRMDNRGPRYYSSDFDRNRRQQEVVKAVVEKMTSFDGITKVLNVIGTASEYVHTDLSKDQIKGLVYDFKSFRSQDITVLENGAVWNSVLSKTLLPKENMENIRSTLMREMGVTMTADLSDAAIAEYAAAEVASHRSQQQREAAKPEQKSEKPADSQQEQPDTAKETDGDGESGTNGTTPPPDIDVLVPQQPNQGGTGEPSQPPASGNSESEQDPEPNTNPGSLEPPPSGTEDGGAANGGNGSVAPPPDIAPLPGTTFPATEPTGGEGTETPTVTHQSNQTNTSVG, from the coding sequence ATGCCCGAGACGGTCGCGAATCGACGCACCGCTTCTTCCAAAAGACGAACGAAGCCGTCGCGACGCAAAAAATGGCGGCGGATTCTCACCTTGTTTGCGCTGTTTATGATCCTAGCTGTGGGCGGAGTGGCCGCCGCAGTTGTATACCAACTCAATCATGCAATCGAGAACGTTACGAAAAATCCTTATGAAACGCCATCAACCGACGGAAAACCGGTCGAGACGGATTACGAATCGGAAAAACCGCTCTCATTCGTTTTGCTTGGGCGGGATACGCGAAAGGGGTCCGGGTCACTCAATACCGACGTGATGATGGTCGCCGTGGCCAACCCGAAGACGAAAAAGGTAACCCTGCTATCGCTGCCGCGGGACACGCGCGTTAAAATCCCCGGTTATCGCGGTTATCACAAAATCAACGCTGTGTTTGCCAATGGGGAAGCAGAGCGCCGCCAGGCGGAAGCGAGCGGTCAGACGCCGACGGAGAACGGCATGACCCTGACCAAGAAGACGCTGGAACACATGCTGGGCATTCCGATCCAACACTATGTCGAAGTAAACTTTGATGGGTTTAAGGCGGTCATCGACGAACTGGGCGGAATTGAGGTTAATGTGGACCGCAAACTGGTTTACGATGATCCGAGTGACGGTACCCATATCTATCTGGAGCCTGGGCTGCAGTTGTTAAACGGCGAGCAGGCACTGGGGTATGTACGTCACCGCATGGACAACAGGGGACCTCGGTACTATTCCAGTGATTTTGACCGCAACCGACGCCAACAGGAAGTGGTAAAGGCGGTTGTGGAAAAGATGACCTCCTTTGACGGCATCACGAAGGTTCTTAATGTGATTGGCACAGCTAGTGAGTATGTCCATACGGATCTGTCCAAGGATCAGATCAAAGGGCTGGTTTACGATTTTAAGAGCTTCCGTTCCCAGGACATCACAGTACTGGAAAACGGAGCAGTCTGGAATTCGGTACTGAGTAAGACGCTTCTGCCGAAAGAAAATATGGAAAACATCCGTTCGACGTTGATGCGGGAGATGGGTGTGACTATGACTGCCGATTTGAGCGATGCGGCGATTGCTGAATATGCGGCTGCAGAGGTAGCCAGCCATCGCAGCCAGCAACAGCGGGAAGCGGCAAAGCCTGAACAGAAGTCAGAGAAGCCGGCGGACAGCCAGCAGGAGCAGCCGGATACAGCCAAGGAAACCGATGGTGATGGAGAGAGCGGTACCAATGGCACCACTCCACCGCCTGACATCGATGTCCTGGTACCGCAACAGCCGAATCAGGGTGGCACAGGTGAACCGTCCCAACCACCTGCATCTGGCAATAGCGAAAGCGAGCAAGACCCTGAGCCGAATACCAATCCGGGCAGTCTGGAGCCTCCACCGTCAGGAACGGAGGATGGGGGAGCCGCCAACGGGGGCAACGGGAGTGTTGCACCGCCACCGGATATTGCTCCCCTTCCAGGGACTACCTTCCCTGCGACAGAGCCGACAGGCGGAGAAGGAACGGAGACACCAACGGTTACCCATCAGTCAAATCAAACGAATACGTCAGTTGGTTAG
- a CDS encoding pyruvate oxidase, with amino-acid sequence MFGKNAGDVLVELLIEWGVDHIYGMPGDSINSLIESIRKAKDKIKFIQVRHEEAGALAAAAYAKLTGKLGVCTAIAGPGAIHLLNGLYDAKMDKAPVLAITGQVETDLMGIDYFQEVNLERMFADVAVYNQRIMSAEQLPAVVNQAIRTAYAKQGVSVLTVPDDIPKMEVEREARRTSTFVTSPYMLPQPDDLHKAAELLDKAERPVILAGRGARGARESLLALAEKIAAPIVLSLPGKGVVPDEHPFCLGGLGLIGTKPAYEAMREADTLLMVGASYPFTGFLPDDAATIHIDTDPTQIGKRYPVDVGMAGDAAKSLSHLIGQVTRHEDRDFLERCQRNMREWWEKMERQEADPAKPIKPQRVIHALQQVVSDDAVLSVDVGNVTVWVARNFRMTNQQMVISSWLATLGCGLPGAIAAKIAYPQKQVFAICGDGGFAMTMNDFVTAVKYELPIVVIVFNNHKIAMIKFEQEVMGNIEFGTNLHNPDFARYAEICGGIGFRVETADELLPAMRQALALGKPCIIDVLVDALEAPMPSKITFGQAAGYAKHMLKELFEEGKIEVPMR; translated from the coding sequence ATGTTTGGAAAGAATGCGGGAGATGTGCTGGTTGAGCTCCTGATTGAGTGGGGGGTTGACCATATCTACGGAATGCCGGGAGACTCCATCAACTCGCTGATCGAATCGATACGAAAAGCAAAGGACAAAATCAAGTTTATTCAGGTGAGACATGAGGAAGCAGGGGCTTTGGCTGCCGCCGCTTATGCCAAGCTTACAGGAAAGTTAGGTGTTTGCACCGCTATAGCCGGGCCAGGTGCGATCCATCTGCTCAACGGTCTTTACGATGCGAAGATGGATAAGGCTCCGGTATTGGCCATCACCGGTCAGGTAGAGACGGATCTGATGGGGATTGACTACTTTCAGGAAGTAAATCTGGAACGAATGTTTGCTGATGTAGCTGTGTACAACCAGCGGATTATGTCGGCGGAGCAGCTGCCGGCCGTCGTCAATCAGGCGATTCGCACCGCTTATGCCAAGCAAGGTGTTTCTGTACTGACGGTGCCCGACGACATACCCAAGATGGAGGTCGAGAGAGAAGCGCGCAGAACGAGCACATTTGTCACCAGCCCCTACATGCTGCCCCAGCCTGATGATCTGCACAAAGCAGCAGAACTGCTGGACAAGGCGGAGAGACCGGTCATTCTTGCCGGACGGGGGGCCCGTGGAGCACGAGAGTCTCTGCTTGCTCTGGCGGAAAAAATTGCTGCACCCATCGTGCTCTCACTTCCCGGCAAGGGGGTTGTCCCGGATGAACATCCATTCTGCCTCGGAGGATTGGGCTTGATTGGAACCAAGCCAGCCTACGAGGCGATGAGAGAGGCGGATACCCTGCTGATGGTGGGAGCCTCGTATCCGTTTACTGGGTTCTTGCCTGATGATGCGGCCACGATCCATATCGATACCGATCCGACTCAGATTGGCAAACGCTATCCGGTAGATGTCGGTATGGCCGGCGACGCTGCAAAGAGCTTGTCCCATCTCATCGGACAGGTCACGCGGCATGAAGACCGGGACTTTCTGGAGCGATGCCAGCGAAACATGCGGGAATGGTGGGAGAAGATGGAGCGGCAGGAGGCGGACCCAGCCAAACCGATCAAACCACAGCGCGTCATCCATGCCTTGCAGCAAGTGGTGAGTGACGATGCGGTACTCTCTGTCGACGTGGGCAATGTGACAGTCTGGGTGGCACGCAACTTCCGGATGACCAATCAGCAGATGGTCATATCCAGTTGGCTGGCAACGCTTGGGTGCGGTCTGCCAGGAGCGATCGCCGCCAAAATCGCATACCCGCAAAAACAGGTATTTGCGATTTGCGGTGACGGCGGATTTGCGATGACGATGAATGACTTCGTGACGGCAGTGAAGTATGAACTGCCAATCGTCGTGATTGTCTTCAACAATCACAAGATCGCCATGATCAAATTTGAGCAAGAAGTGATGGGCAACATAGAATTTGGCACCAATCTGCACAATCCTGACTTCGCTCGGTATGCAGAGATTTGCGGCGGGATCGGTTTTCGGGTCGAGACGGCAGACGAACTGCTGCCGGCGATGCGGCAGGCACTGGCGCTGGGCAAACCATGCATCATCGACGTGCTAGTTGACGCACTGGAAGCGCCGATGCCGTCCAAGATCACCTTTGGACAGGCTGCCGGATATGCCAAACATATGCTGAAGGAGCTGTTTGAGGAGGGCAAGATTGAAGTGCCGATGCGGTAA
- a CDS encoding spore coat protein, with product MAAQYGAHEVMELHEVLTDTVDGINQFELYRPYAKDPQLQSIMDRHIQFMVQEYNNLVNALNQQAMATGGTGYRTPRTAAGMSPTYGLNNPAPQTPNTSPNEMNDQDVASGMLGCHKSSATMRMVATQEIANPQLRRMVQQCAVNSSEMAYETFQYMNQKGYYQVPTMKDMTTNTVISTYQPAQMPMATQQQQAQQPYQ from the coding sequence ATGGCAGCACAGTATGGTGCGCATGAAGTCATGGAACTGCATGAAGTGTTGACAGACACGGTTGATGGGATCAACCAGTTTGAGTTGTACCGCCCCTATGCCAAAGATCCGCAACTGCAGTCGATCATGGATCGGCACATCCAGTTTATGGTTCAAGAGTACAACAACTTGGTGAACGCCTTGAACCAGCAGGCGATGGCAACGGGTGGCACCGGCTACCGCACCCCGCGTACGGCGGCTGGCATGTCACCGACATACGGACTAAACAACCCTGCACCGCAAACCCCGAACACTTCGCCCAACGAAATGAACGACCAAGATGTAGCAAGCGGCATGTTGGGCTGTCATAAGTCTTCAGCGACGATGCGGATGGTGGCGACGCAAGAGATTGCTAATCCTCAGCTTCGCCGGATGGTACAGCAATGTGCGGTTAACTCTTCTGAGATGGCGTACGAGACTTTCCAGTACATGAACCAAAAAGGGTACTATCAAGTTCCGACGATGAAAGATATGACGACCAACACCGTCATCAGCACCTATCAGCCAGCTCAGATGCCGATGGCAACCCAACAACAGCAGGCTCAACAACCGTATCAGTAA